From the genome of Marixanthomonas ophiurae, one region includes:
- a CDS encoding ABC transporter ATP-binding protein yields the protein MLSVSIQSFSYDSKTILQNINFELKRGNHLAVLGESGCGKSTLLHIVYGLLHVENGSVLWENEKLKGPSHTLIPGEPFMKLVAQDLNVMPFTTVRENIAEHLPRLNPNEESDRVNTLLKVVDLEAFANRKVKNLSGGQKQRVALAKALAKAPKLLLLDEPFSSIDTFRKNKLRRSLFRYLKEENISCITATHDAEEALAFSDELLLLKEGEMERFGKPETIYNSLETEYQAGFFGDVTVLPSQVNSSEKRILLPHQLIVSLKETNLKVQIKKSFFKGSHYLIEAVYKELPVFFNHFESIENGKTIPLKVKPHKI from the coding sequence ATGCTGTCCGTATCCATACAATCATTTTCATACGATTCAAAAACGATACTTCAAAATATTAATTTTGAACTGAAGCGTGGAAATCATCTTGCCGTTTTAGGCGAAAGCGGTTGTGGAAAATCTACCTTACTTCATATTGTTTATGGTTTGTTGCATGTAGAAAATGGGTCTGTTTTGTGGGAAAATGAAAAATTAAAAGGTCCTAGTCACACGCTCATCCCGGGCGAACCGTTTATGAAGTTAGTCGCTCAAGATTTAAACGTGATGCCTTTTACCACTGTTCGAGAAAATATCGCGGAGCATTTACCACGATTGAATCCTAATGAAGAAAGTGATCGTGTAAACACTTTGTTGAAAGTAGTCGATTTAGAAGCTTTTGCTAACCGAAAAGTAAAGAACCTCAGCGGCGGCCAAAAACAACGAGTTGCCTTGGCTAAAGCACTTGCAAAAGCCCCAAAATTGTTATTGTTAGATGAACCTTTTAGCAGTATTGATACTTTTCGGAAAAATAAATTACGTCGGAGTTTGTTTCGTTATCTAAAAGAAGAGAATATAAGTTGTATCACCGCTACGCACGATGCTGAAGAAGCCCTCGCTTTTTCAGATGAATTATTACTGTTGAAAGAAGGAGAAATGGAACGCTTTGGGAAACCAGAGACAATTTATAACAGTTTAGAAACTGAATATCAAGCTGGTTTTTTTGGAGATGTTACAGTCCTTCCTTCGCAAGTAAACTCTTCAGAAAAAAGGATATTGCTACCGCATCAATTAATCGTTTCTTTAAAAGAAACCAATCTAAAAGTACAGATTAAAAAGTCTTTTTTTAAAGGAAGTCATTATTTAATTGAAGCTGTTTATAAAGAACTTCCAGTATTCTTCAACCATTTTGAAAGTATTGAAAATGGTAAAACAATACCTCTAAAAGTAAAGCCTCACAAGATTTAA
- the mtgA gene encoding monofunctional biosynthetic peptidoglycan transglycosylase, producing the protein MKRLLKFIFKTLVWFIVITVLWVVAYKFVPIPYTPLMAIRSYNGDENYEMKHQWESIDAISSYLQLAVICSEDQNFINHNGFDYDAIEKAYEKNKTGKKLRGASTISQQTAKNVFLWPERSWFRKGMEVYFTFLIETMWSKERIIEVYLNSIEMGDGVFGAEAAAQYWFNKNAKNLSQYEAAAIAAILPNPRNYRASPASSYIEKRKAWIVKQMRYYGTFTLQETSDK; encoded by the coding sequence ATGAAACGACTATTAAAATTTATTTTTAAAACACTGGTATGGTTTATCGTTATCACTGTCCTGTGGGTGGTTGCGTATAAATTTGTACCCATTCCGTATACGCCGTTAATGGCAATTCGTTCGTATAACGGAGATGAAAATTATGAAATGAAGCATCAATGGGAATCTATTGATGCTATTTCTTCTTATTTACAATTGGCTGTTATTTGTTCGGAAGATCAAAATTTTATAAACCATAACGGGTTTGATTATGATGCCATTGAAAAAGCGTACGAAAAGAATAAAACAGGAAAGAAGTTGCGCGGAGCAAGTACTATTTCGCAACAAACGGCAAAAAACGTTTTCTTGTGGCCAGAACGAAGTTGGTTTAGGAAAGGAATGGAAGTGTATTTCACCTTTTTAATCGAAACGATGTGGAGCAAAGAGCGCATCATAGAAGTGTACTTAAACAGTATCGAAATGGGTGACGGTGTGTTTGGTGCGGAGGCTGCTGCACAGTATTGGTTTAATAAAAATGCTAAAAATTTATCACAATACGAAGCCGCCGCAATCGCTGCTATCTTGCCAAACCCAAGAAATTATAGGGCTTCTCCAGCTTCATCTTATATTGAAAAAAGAAAGGCGTGGATTGTAAAACAAATGCGCTATTATGGTACTTTTACGTTACAAGAAACTAGTGATAAATGA
- a CDS encoding 3-oxoacyl-ACP synthase, producing the protein MTTKELKTTLLNQCKDVVETRYGKIKQTISGIEESLFEESKSSAGDKHETGRAMLQIDRENAGKQLQEIEKLQQLVRKIDVKSKSDYARLGSLVYTNQATYFLSISIGTSIVGKTNYMCVALNSPIGQLLLGKQKGDAFVFNEKEIKIKRVV; encoded by the coding sequence ATGACGACAAAAGAATTAAAAACCACTTTATTGAACCAATGCAAAGATGTGGTAGAAACGCGTTATGGTAAAATAAAACAAACTATTTCAGGTATTGAGGAATCGCTTTTTGAAGAGTCTAAAAGCAGTGCGGGTGACAAACATGAAACCGGTCGGGCGATGCTACAAATAGACCGTGAAAATGCCGGAAAGCAATTGCAAGAAATAGAAAAACTTCAGCAGTTGGTGCGTAAAATTGACGTCAAATCCAAGTCAGATTATGCCCGTCTTGGGAGTTTGGTTTACACTAATCAGGCAACGTATTTTCTTAGTATTTCAATTGGCACTTCGATAGTTGGAAAAACAAATTATATGTGTGTGGCGTTAAATTCACCCATCGGGCAATTGCTTTTGGGGAAGCAAAAAGGAGATGCGTTTGTGTTTAATGAGAAAGAAATTAAAATTAAACGTGTGGTTTAG
- the accB gene encoding acetyl-CoA carboxylase biotin carboxyl carrier protein: MKLKEIQNLIKFVAKSGASEVKLEMDDVKITIKTGTEDGKDKTTYIQQVPAMAAQPQQVAPSAAPQQTEASAAPASESKEPAGDDDSKYITVKSPIIGTFYRKPSPDKPVFIEVGDTIKEGDVLCVIEAMKLFNEIESEVSGKIVKVLVDDSSPVEFDQPLFLVDPS; the protein is encoded by the coding sequence ATGAAGTTAAAAGAAATTCAAAATTTAATCAAGTTTGTGGCAAAATCCGGAGCCAGTGAAGTAAAACTTGAAATGGACGATGTTAAAATTACCATTAAAACCGGAACAGAGGATGGTAAAGACAAGACGACGTATATTCAGCAAGTGCCAGCGATGGCTGCACAGCCACAACAAGTAGCCCCTTCGGCTGCTCCACAACAAACGGAAGCTTCAGCCGCTCCAGCATCTGAAAGTAAAGAACCAGCTGGTGATGACGATTCAAAATACATTACTGTAAAATCTCCAATAATCGGAACTTTTTACCGCAAACCTTCTCCAGACAAACCTGTTTTTATAGAAGTAGGCGACACAATAAAAGAAGGAGATGTACTATGTGTTATTGAAGCGATGAAACTTTTCAACGAAATTGAAAGTGAAGTTTCAGGAAAAATAGTAAAAGTATTGGTAGATGATTCTTCTCCAGTTGAATTTGATCAACCACTTTTCTTAGTAGATCCTTCATAA
- a CDS encoding SDR family oxidoreductase: MEKVLVVGANGTTGKKIVDILDEYRNYEPVAMIRHQEQAEQFKKNDIETVMGDLEKNVSHTVTRIHKIVFAAGAGGGSSKEKTTAVDQEGAKKLIDLAEIAGIRKFVMLSSMGADNPEQVEDLQHYLEAKQNADEHLRNSGMNYSIVRPGALTDDKGTGKIKLAKKLNERGSITRDDVAETLVAALHDDIASDKTFEILQGETEIDDAVKTI; encoded by the coding sequence ATGGAAAAAGTATTAGTAGTGGGTGCCAACGGTACCACAGGAAAAAAAATAGTAGATATATTAGACGAATATAGAAATTATGAACCTGTAGCGATGATTCGCCATCAAGAACAGGCGGAGCAATTTAAAAAAAATGATATCGAGACAGTTATGGGCGATTTAGAGAAAAACGTAAGCCATACTGTAACGCGAATCCATAAAATTGTTTTTGCAGCTGGTGCTGGTGGAGGTAGTTCAAAAGAAAAAACCACAGCTGTTGACCAAGAAGGGGCTAAAAAACTAATTGACCTTGCCGAAATTGCTGGGATTAGAAAATTTGTAATGTTAAGTTCTATGGGGGCTGATAATCCAGAGCAAGTTGAAGATTTGCAACACTACCTGGAAGCCAAGCAAAATGCAGATGAACACTTACGAAATAGCGGAATGAATTATTCCATAGTGCGTCCAGGAGCGTTGACTGATGATAAAGGCACAGGCAAAATAAAACTAGCCAAAAAACTAAATGAACGTGGTAGTATTACTCGTGATGACGTAGCCGAAACATTGGTTGCAGCCCTTCACGACGATATTGCAAGCGATAAGACTTTCGAAATTTTACAAGGCGAAACAGAAATTGATGATGCTGTAAAAACTATTTAG
- a CDS encoding FUSC family protein, whose protein sequence is MKHQDLNLTETISSNFQDLIQFLKSTDFSKAIIVGIALSLPILIGLQLGYFEIAIALSFGAFWSSPSDVSGSFRHKTYGILYSIALIVIVSFIGGYLDFDTWFLVPVLGVLTFAISYIAVFGFRASLISFSGLLALVLSFAHEAERLETYEYAFFVGLGGLWYLLLATIWHKINPKGQTEELLTQAYQLTAQFLRIRGKLIGPQSNREALQSQLLDLQADISDNHETLREILISSRKSSGRSIYQSKRLLVFVQLVDIQEMALANPVNYSKMDELLDDHPEYIKSFQNLLFEMSNQLLLISEAGQNAKKIPKHDQLIQIFRKIKEEISLLKSSKEDYDYEGFLMLQNLLEYQEKQIEKIQKIKWLLSNPNPRELTFIKKEVAKRFVTTQDYNPALLIRNLSFKSAIFKHALRLAVAVMVGYGIGVFFDFQNPYWILLTLIVIMRPSYGLTKTRSKERIIGTLIGGAIATGIVFITQNTYVFAVLGIGSLVMALSMLQKNYKTAATFITLSVVFIYAIIRPDVLTVIQFRVIDTLIGAGISTVAMLFLWPAWEFMDIKSSIEKSVAANRVFLSEIIDYYQEKGSLPPTFKLARKHAFLEMSNLSAAFQRMTQDPKSKQKNLEKIYELVVLNHTFLSSLASLSTYIQNNPTTEASSRFTTAGEHIDENLEHILSFLQQKKNGSVAVNVENKNEFFKQELPKFTTENPDLPTSVHPKLERQFQEAHLVREQLHWLFSISKKMLQISEKVQFG, encoded by the coding sequence TTGAAACATCAAGATTTGAACCTTACAGAAACCATTTCAAGCAACTTTCAAGACCTGATTCAGTTTTTAAAAAGCACCGACTTTTCAAAAGCTATCATTGTTGGTATTGCCCTTTCATTACCTATTTTAATTGGTTTGCAACTTGGCTATTTCGAAATAGCTATTGCCTTGTCGTTTGGTGCCTTCTGGAGCTCACCAAGTGATGTAAGCGGTAGTTTTCGCCATAAGACCTACGGAATTTTATATTCTATTGCACTCATTGTTATAGTAAGTTTTATTGGCGGATATCTTGATTTTGATACATGGTTTTTAGTACCTGTACTAGGTGTGTTGACCTTTGCCATTTCATATATAGCTGTTTTTGGCTTTAGGGCATCTTTAATTAGTTTTTCCGGCTTATTGGCGCTGGTATTGAGTTTTGCCCACGAAGCCGAACGATTAGAAACCTATGAATATGCTTTTTTTGTAGGCCTTGGCGGACTATGGTATTTATTATTAGCTACGATTTGGCACAAAATCAACCCGAAAGGACAAACCGAAGAACTCCTCACGCAAGCCTATCAATTAACGGCACAATTTTTAAGAATTAGAGGAAAGTTAATTGGTCCCCAGTCAAACAGGGAAGCGTTGCAATCTCAGCTTTTAGATTTACAAGCGGACATTAGTGACAATCATGAAACCCTTAGGGAAATTTTAATTTCCTCTCGTAAAAGCTCTGGTAGATCTATCTATCAAAGTAAACGATTATTGGTTTTTGTTCAGTTGGTCGATATACAAGAAATGGCCTTGGCAAACCCTGTGAATTATTCTAAAATGGATGAGTTATTAGATGACCATCCTGAGTACATAAAAAGCTTTCAAAATTTACTTTTTGAAATGTCCAATCAATTACTTCTTATTTCTGAAGCAGGTCAAAATGCGAAGAAAATTCCGAAGCATGACCAACTAATTCAAATTTTCAGAAAGATTAAAGAAGAGATTTCCCTTTTAAAATCCAGTAAAGAAGATTACGATTATGAAGGGTTTTTAATGCTTCAAAACTTATTGGAATATCAAGAGAAGCAAATTGAAAAAATTCAGAAAATAAAATGGTTGCTAAGCAATCCAAACCCTAGAGAACTTACTTTTATTAAAAAAGAGGTGGCAAAGCGTTTTGTAACCACACAAGATTATAATCCAGCGTTGTTGATTAGAAACTTAAGTTTTAAATCGGCTATTTTTAAACACGCTTTACGCTTAGCAGTAGCGGTGATGGTAGGTTACGGCATTGGCGTGTTTTTTGATTTCCAAAACCCATACTGGATTTTGCTAACTCTTATTGTTATTATGCGCCCTAGTTATGGCCTAACTAAAACCCGATCAAAAGAACGTATTATAGGTACGTTAATTGGTGGCGCCATTGCAACCGGAATTGTTTTCATTACTCAAAACACCTACGTTTTTGCTGTTTTAGGAATAGGCTCTTTGGTTATGGCACTTTCCATGCTGCAAAAAAATTATAAAACTGCCGCCACCTTTATTACACTGAGTGTGGTGTTTATTTACGCCATTATTAGACCCGATGTTTTAACGGTTATTCAGTTTAGAGTGATTGATACATTAATTGGAGCAGGAATTTCTACCGTTGCTATGTTATTTTTATGGCCAGCCTGGGAGTTTATGGACATTAAAAGCAGCATTGAAAAAAGCGTAGCGGCTAATAGGGTTTTCCTTTCAGAGATTATCGATTACTATCAAGAAAAAGGTAGTTTGCCACCCACATTTAAACTAGCGAGAAAACATGCATTTTTAGAAATGTCTAATTTAAGTGCCGCTTTTCAACGCATGACACAAGACCCAAAATCGAAACAAAAAAACTTGGAAAAGATTTATGAGCTAGTCGTACTGAACCATACTTTTTTATCTTCCCTCGCCTCGTTAAGCACCTATATTCAAAACAACCCAACGACTGAAGCTTCTAGTAGGTTTACAACCGCAGGAGAACATATCGATGAAAATTTAGAGCATATTTTATCCTTTTTACAACAAAAAAAAAATGGTTCAGTAGCGGTTAATGTGGAAAATAAGAATGAGTTTTTCAAACAAGAGCTTCCGAAATTCACTACAGAAAATCCTGATTTACCTACCTCTGTTCATCCTAAGTTAGAGCGCCAATTTCAGGAAGCACATTTGGTGCGGGAACAATTACACTGGTTGTTTTCTATTAGTAAAAAGATGCTTCAGATAAGTGAAAAAGTTCAATTTGGTTAA
- a CDS encoding NADP-dependent oxidoreductase, with amino-acid sequence MNKAILLKNRPKGRPALDDFEFKEIEKPSPEKGEVLLKTKYVSVDPYLRGRMRDEKSYIEPFQLNEPVESGIIAEVLESNSNDFKKGDYVNGMLQWKQFQTSNGEGLQKVDGSKAPLSAYLGVLGLTGITALLGLKKIGKLEKGETLLVSGASGAVGTVVGQIGKIKGCKVVGIAGTDEKIKTIKEKFHFDEGINYKTTDNMSKAIAEACPNGVDVYFDNVGGEILDAAMANINRKGRIINCGAISLYNETERPTGPRHETTLIKKSVLMQGFTVRDFQEEFGEAVQQLATWLQEDKLTYTETIVEGFDKIPQAFIDLFDGKNKGKMIVKV; translated from the coding sequence ATGAATAAGGCCATATTGCTAAAAAATAGACCAAAAGGAAGACCAGCCCTTGACGATTTTGAGTTTAAAGAAATTGAAAAACCAAGCCCAGAAAAAGGAGAAGTATTATTAAAAACAAAGTATGTTTCCGTAGATCCATATTTACGCGGAAGAATGCGGGATGAAAAATCGTACATAGAACCATTTCAACTTAATGAACCAGTAGAATCGGGTATTATCGCTGAGGTACTGGAGAGCAACTCGAACGATTTTAAGAAAGGAGATTATGTAAATGGCATGTTGCAATGGAAGCAATTTCAAACCTCAAATGGAGAAGGGCTTCAAAAAGTGGATGGCAGCAAAGCACCATTATCAGCATATTTAGGAGTTTTGGGACTCACCGGAATTACGGCACTTTTAGGCCTCAAAAAAATTGGTAAACTTGAAAAAGGGGAAACATTATTAGTTTCTGGAGCATCAGGTGCTGTGGGAACGGTTGTCGGCCAAATAGGAAAAATTAAAGGCTGTAAAGTAGTTGGTATTGCCGGAACCGATGAAAAAATAAAAACCATTAAAGAGAAGTTTCATTTTGACGAAGGCATCAACTACAAGACCACTGATAATATGAGCAAAGCAATTGCAGAAGCTTGTCCAAATGGAGTAGATGTCTATTTTGACAATGTGGGTGGTGAAATTCTAGATGCCGCTATGGCAAACATTAATAGAAAAGGTAGAATTATAAATTGTGGTGCTATCTCACTATATAATGAGACTGAACGACCTACTGGTCCAAGACATGAAACTACCCTAATTAAAAAAAGTGTTTTGATGCAAGGGTTTACCGTTCGAGATTTTCAAGAGGAGTTTGGTGAAGCCGTTCAACAGCTAGCCACTTGGTTGCAAGAAGATAAATTAACGTATACAGAAACCATTGTGGAAGGCTTTGACAAAATACCACAGGCCTTTATTGACTTGTTTGACGGAAAAAACAAAGGAAAGATGATTGTAAAAGTGTAA
- the accC gene encoding acetyl-CoA carboxylase biotin carboxylase subunit, with protein MFKKILIANRGEIALRIIRTCREMGIKTVAVYSKADEESLHVRFADEAVCIGPAPSNESYLKISNIIAAAEITNADAIHPGYGFLSENSKFSKICEEHGFKFIGASPDMIDRMGNKARAKATMREAGVPCVPGSEGVIPDFKACKKIAKETGYPVMLKASAGGGGKGMRAVWKEEDLQDAWESARQESKAAFGNDDMYMEKLIEEPRHIEIQIVGDSNGKACHLSERDCSIQRRHQKLTEETPSPFMTKKLRDDMGKAAVKAAEFIKYEGAGTVEFLVDKHRKFYFMEMNTRIQVEHPITEQVVDYDLIREQILVAAGVSISGKNYLPKLHAIECRINAEDPYNNFRPSPGRIEVLHAPGGHGVRLDTHVYAGYIIPPNYDSMIAKLITTAQTREEAISKMKRALDEFVIEGVKTTIPFHRQLMDDPAYVSGNYTTAFMDTFVMNEPEEEK; from the coding sequence ATGTTTAAAAAGATATTGATTGCCAATAGGGGAGAGATAGCACTTCGTATTATCCGAACCTGCCGCGAAATGGGTATTAAAACCGTTGCGGTTTACAGTAAAGCAGATGAAGAAAGTTTGCACGTTCGTTTTGCAGACGAAGCTGTGTGTATAGGCCCTGCGCCAAGTAATGAAAGTTATTTAAAAATTTCTAATATCATTGCTGCAGCTGAAATTACTAATGCAGATGCCATTCATCCTGGATACGGATTTTTATCAGAAAACTCCAAGTTTTCTAAAATTTGTGAAGAGCACGGTTTTAAGTTTATTGGTGCTTCTCCTGATATGATTGACCGTATGGGGAACAAAGCAAGAGCCAAAGCTACTATGCGCGAAGCAGGTGTACCTTGTGTTCCAGGAAGTGAAGGTGTAATTCCAGATTTTAAAGCGTGTAAAAAAATTGCCAAAGAAACCGGTTATCCAGTCATGCTTAAAGCAAGTGCTGGGGGTGGTGGGAAAGGAATGCGTGCCGTTTGGAAAGAAGAAGACCTTCAAGATGCTTGGGAGTCTGCGCGTCAAGAAAGTAAAGCTGCTTTTGGTAATGACGATATGTATATGGAAAAGCTAATTGAAGAGCCACGCCATATCGAAATACAGATTGTAGGTGATAGTAATGGTAAAGCGTGTCATTTAAGTGAACGTGATTGCTCCATACAACGTCGTCATCAAAAATTGACCGAAGAAACTCCAAGCCCGTTTATGACTAAAAAGTTGCGGGACGACATGGGGAAAGCTGCGGTAAAAGCTGCTGAATTTATTAAATACGAAGGAGCTGGTACTGTAGAGTTTCTAGTGGATAAACACCGTAAGTTCTACTTTATGGAAATGAACACCCGTATTCAAGTAGAGCACCCGATTACCGAACAAGTTGTGGATTACGATTTGATTCGTGAGCAGATTTTGGTAGCCGCAGGTGTTTCTATTTCAGGAAAAAACTATTTACCAAAATTACACGCCATTGAATGTAGAATTAACGCAGAAGACCCATACAACAATTTTAGACCTTCTCCAGGAAGAATAGAAGTATTGCACGCTCCAGGAGGTCATGGAGTAAGGCTTGATACACATGTGTATGCAGGGTATATTATTCCGCCAAATTACGATTCTATGATAGCCAAGCTAATAACCACAGCCCAAACAAGGGAAGAGGCTATTAGTAAAATGAAACGTGCCTTAGATGAGTTTGTTATCGAAGGTGTAAAGACTACAATACCATTCCATAGACAGTTAATGGACGATCCGGCTTATGTAAGCGGAAACTACACCACGGCTTTTATGGATACTTTTGTAATGAACGAACCCGAAGAGGAGAAGTAA
- a CDS encoding NAD(P)/FAD-dependent oxidoreductase, giving the protein MNLSYWEHKSWLQNIDFAVIGSGLVGLNCALALKKKHPTANITVFEKGMLPSGASTKNAGFACFGSLSEIVDDLSTHSEAEVTNLVKERVEGLQLLRKNIGDGQLQFKEYGGYELFTEEDGELFQACQSQLQSINELLKPIFNDDVFSITENTFQFKKIQQQLIFNKFEGQVDTGRMMHALLQKVYKEGITVLNCAEVTTLSQENNSASFQLNNEIEVSAKKVCIATNGFAKQLLSEEVQPARAQVLITKPIDNLHIRGTFHLDKGYYYFRNIDNRILFGGGRNLDFKGEETTEMITTEKIQSKLEVLLQTTILPKTSFEIDRRWSGIMGVGTQKKPIVKQLSERIFCGVRLGGMGVAIGSAIGTNLAKLASE; this is encoded by the coding sequence ATGAATCTCTCCTATTGGGAACATAAATCCTGGTTACAAAACATCGACTTCGCTGTCATTGGCAGTGGATTGGTCGGTCTCAACTGTGCCTTGGCTCTTAAAAAGAAGCATCCAACGGCCAACATTACGGTATTCGAAAAAGGAATGTTGCCCAGTGGCGCCAGCACTAAAAACGCCGGTTTTGCTTGTTTTGGAAGCCTTTCGGAAATAGTAGACGATCTTTCAACACATTCTGAAGCAGAAGTTACCAACCTTGTAAAAGAACGCGTAGAAGGCTTGCAATTGCTTCGGAAGAATATTGGTGATGGACAACTTCAATTTAAAGAATATGGCGGATATGAATTGTTTACGGAAGAAGACGGCGAACTCTTTCAAGCGTGTCAATCCCAATTACAAAGTATCAATGAATTATTGAAGCCAATTTTTAATGACGACGTGTTTTCAATTACTGAGAATACTTTTCAATTTAAAAAAATTCAGCAGCAGCTTATCTTTAACAAGTTTGAAGGGCAAGTAGATACCGGAAGGATGATGCATGCGTTGCTTCAGAAAGTATACAAAGAAGGAATTACTGTTCTAAATTGTGCCGAAGTTACTACTCTGTCACAAGAAAATAACTCAGCTTCCTTTCAGCTTAACAATGAAATTGAAGTTTCAGCAAAAAAAGTGTGCATTGCAACTAACGGCTTTGCCAAACAATTGTTAAGTGAAGAAGTACAGCCCGCACGTGCTCAAGTTTTAATTACAAAGCCCATTGATAACCTACATATTAGAGGCACTTTTCATCTAGATAAAGGCTATTATTATTTCAGAAATATTGATAATCGAATTCTTTTTGGTGGCGGAAGAAACCTTGATTTTAAAGGGGAAGAAACCACTGAAATGATTACTACAGAAAAAATTCAAAGTAAATTGGAAGTACTACTACAAACCACTATTTTACCTAAAACTTCATTTGAAATTGATAGGCGATGGAGCGGTATTATGGGCGTAGGAACACAAAAAAAACCCATTGTAAAACAGCTTTCAGAAAGGATATTTTGCGGGGTTCGTCTTGGCGGAATGGGAGTGGCCATTGGGAGTGCTATTGGTACTAATTTAGCTAAACTAGCAAGTGAATGA